Within Lentisphaerota bacterium, the genomic segment ATGAAGTCGGCGATTTGTTTTCGCATGTGCGCGGCGATGTCCGGGTATTCCCGGATCTGGTTGGCCGTTTCGGCCATGTCGGCATTCAGATCAAACAACAGATCCTCCGTGCCATCCGCCGAAAGATTGGTCAGGAACTTCCACTGATGATCAATCAGACCTATGGTCGGAGCACCGGACATGCGGTTTTTTTCGTCCAGAAACCGGTACGGAATGGCCTTGGGCCGCGTTTGTGACTCGCCCCGAATGAGAGGCAGCAGGCTGACTCCATCCAGCGGGCGGCTGTCCGGCAGGGTGTAGCCGAAAAGTTCCGCGACGGTCGGGAAGTAGTCCAGTGTGCTGCACGGCACAGTCCAGTCTGCCCCCGGCTTCACATGCTCCGGCCACTTGAGCAGGGCCGGCACGCCGATCCCGCCGTTGAACAGGCTGCGTTTGCGTCCGCGAAGGCCCCCGGTTACCCCGCGGTTTCGATCATTCCGGGACAGGTCTTCGCCGCCTTCCGGCCCGTTGTCCGAGCAAAACCAGACCATGGTGTCGTTCTCGATCCCCAACGCCCGGAGTTCGCGATTCAGGCGACCGACCTGTTCATCCATGGCGGTCACGCAACCGTAGTAGTGCTGCTCGTCCTCACAAAACTCCGAGTATATCGCACGGTACGCTGGCCCTGCAACAACCGGTGTATGCGGCGTGTGGAACCAGATCGTTGCAAAAAAGGGTGCCTGACGACTGGCGCAGTTTTGAATGAATGGGATGGCGCGGTCCATGATTACGCGCGAATCGTCACCGTCAAGATTGTCCCGGACAATTTCGCCGCGCTCATTCCAGTAGTGCGCGCCGAAGAACGTTCCCGGCTCGCCATAGACAAAGCGCCCGTCCGGGCGTTTCTGGTCTGGCGTTACCATGGGATCCCACGTTGGCACGCGCGCTTCAGCGGAGAAACAGACATCAAAGTCGTGCAGCCAGGGCGGGGAGAATTCCGCTGCGTGTTCCGGGCCGCCGCGGTTGCTGTCGCGAATGGCGGTGGTCAAGGTTCCCAAGTGCCACTTGCCGAAATGACCGGTCCGGTACCCCTGTTCCTTGCACACGCGGGCCAGGGTGATCTCCTCGGTCGGCAACCGGCCCACGTTGGCGTGCGTGATTCCGTAGCGGGAGTAGTGACGACCGGTCAGGCACGTCCCGCGCGTCGGCGAACAGACCGGGCCGCCGGCGAAGAAACGGGTGAATCGCGCACCCTCTCCCCGCATGGCGTCAAGACAGGGCGTGCGAATGATTTCGTTGCCGTTGAAACCGGTGTCCCCGTAACCGAGATCGTCACACATCATCAGAATAATGTTGGGCTTGTCTTCCGGCATGACCTAGTCTTTCAGCACGAATCGGGGATACAGTTCGGTCCGGAAGGGGAAGCTGACTCCCTGGGCGAGGCGCAGGTAGAAGTCCATGCGGTTGTCGGCATCGCTGTCGCAGATCATGGCGTTGAAGCCAAAGGTGTCCCCGGCTTTCAGGCCCAGCGCGGCCAATGGCAGGCGCAGGGTGTAGCGGGTGAGCTTGGCGTTCTCGTCGCGGGTCACTGCGCAGTCCGCGGTCTTCAGAATCGCGTCGCTTGTGCCCATCGCCTGATGGAGAACCACGCCGTTGGTGGAAAGGCCCAGCATCAGGCTCCAATGGGTGCCATCCGGTATGGCAACCCCGAATTGCATGGCATCGCCATTCCAGAGGTTGCCGCCGCTCTGGC encodes:
- a CDS encoding N-acetylgalactosamine-6-sulfatase, translated to MMCDDLGYGDTGFNGNEIIRTPCLDAMRGEGARFTRFFAGGPVCSPTRGTCLTGRHYSRYGITHANVGRLPTEEITLARVCKEQGYRTGHFGKWHLGTLTTAIRDSNRGGPEHAAEFSPPWLHDFDVCFSAEARVPTWDPMVTPDQKRPDGRFVYGEPGTFFGAHYWNERGEIVRDNLDGDDSRVIMDRAIPFIQNCASRQAPFFATIWFHTPHTPVVAGPAYRAIYSEFCEDEQHYYGCVTAMDEQVGRLNRELRALGIENDTMVWFCSDNGPEGGEDLSRNDRNRGVTGGLRGRKRSLFNGGIGVPALLKWPEHVKPGADWTVPCSTLDYFPTVAELFGYTLPDSRPLDGVSLLPLIRGESQTRPKAIPYRFLDEKNRMSGAPTIGLIDHQWKFLTNLSADGTEDLLFDLNADMAETANQIREYPDIAAHMRKQIADFMASCRRSHHGADYPTPYTPINTFQEITGTWL